In the genome of Acidimicrobiia bacterium, the window GGAGATCGCGTGGGTCGGACACACCGAGGCAGCCGCCCGTACGGACGGTTACCGCGTCTCGACCTCCGACCATGGGATGCGAGGCGTTGGTCGAGCGATCATCCAAGGCGAGACCGGCGGCATGGTCAAGATCGTCTCAGAGGTCGATGGGCAGCTGCTCGGCGCAACGGTCGCCGGTCCGGGAGCCGGTGAGATGATCCACGAACTCATGTATACCGTCGGTTTCGAGGCCCTCCCAGACGAGGCTGCCGCGTTCATCCACGCCCATCCGACGATCTCGGAGGCCATCGGTGAGGCGCTGATGGCATCCGCGGGTCGCAACCTGCACTGATAGACAACGAGATCCCCGGTGGCCCGGGGGACGGGAGAGACACATGGCCGTCACGATCACAATGCCACAACTCGGCGAGACGGTGACCGAGGGTACGATTCTGACCTGGGTGAAGGAGATCGGCGAACGGGTCGAGGAGGACGAGATTCTCCTCGAGATCTCGACCGACAAGGTCGACACCGAGATTCCGTCGCCGGCATCGGGGGTGCTGTCCGAGATCCTCGTTGGTGCGGGCGAAACCGTCGCCGTCGGGGCCGCGCTCGCCGTCCTCACCGACGACGACGAATCGGCCGGAGATGCAGCCACCGCAGAAGCCACCTCGGAGCAGACGCCGCAGACCCCACCCACCGCGGAGGCAGCCGCCGGTGGAACGGGTGCAGGCTCGACCGGCGACACGACACGACGAAGCGTGCTCTCCCCGGTGGTGCGCAAGCTCGCGGCCGAGCACGGGGTCGATGTCGCGATGGTCCGCGGGTCCGGTGAGGGTGGGCGCATCACCCGCAAGGACATCGAGGCGTTCATCGAGGACCGTACCCCACCGGACCGTCCGCCTGTGGAGCCCGCGCCAGCACCACCGCCGAAGACCGAAGAACCCGAGAGGGTTGGCGTGGTCGAACCATCGACTCCGGCTTCCCAACCCGAGCCGGTGCCATCCGCAGGAGCGGCAGAAGTAAGGGAGATCTCGCGGCTCCGCGGGAGGATCGCGTCCAACATGGTGCATGCCAAGCAGACGGCCGCGCATGTGTGGACATCGGTGGAGGTTGACTACGAACGGGTTGCACGGGTCCGAGAGGCGCACAAGGACTCGTTCAAGGAAGCAGAAGGATTCTCGCTCACCTACCTGCCCTTCATCGTCCGCGCAACCGTCGACGCGCTCGGAGCCTTTCCGGTCGTGAACTCCCTCTTCGATCTCGAAGCGCAGACCCACACCTTTCCCCGGTCGGTGCATCTCGGGATCGCTGTGGATCTCGACCAACACGGACTCGTCGTCGCGACCGTGCGCGATGCGGATGCGATGACGCTCAAGGGCGCCGCGCGGGCGATTCGCGCCGTTGCCACCAAGGCACGATCGAACCAGCTTGCGCCAGACGACCTCGCAGGATCGACCTTCTCGATCACGAATCCGGGACCGTTCGGGTCGTTCATGTCGGTGCCGATCATCAATGTCCCGAATTCGGCGATTCTCAGCACCGAGACGGTGGTGAAGCGTCCCGTCGTTGTGGAGCTTCCCGATGGCTCCGACTCGATCGCGGTTCACCACATCGGATACCTCGGACTCAGCTGGGATCACCGGGTCTTCGACGGATCGACCGCGGTCCTCTTCCTCGATCGGATCCGGACCAACCTCGAGACTTGGGATTGGGAGCAGGAACTGTCGTGATCCCACCCGCGGACCATGCGAAGCTTCGCACGCGCTGGCTCGGCCGAGTCGAATATGCCGAGGCGTGGGATCTCCAGAAGGCGATCTGGGAGGGCAAGTCGTCCCACCGAACCGACGACGACTACCTGCTGCTGCTCGAGCACCCACACACCTACACGGTCGGACGGAACGGTGACGGTTCGAACCTGACCATCGAGGTCGGAGACCTCGATGGGATTGGTGCGTCCCTCGTTGCTGTGGACCGCGGTGGGGATATCACCTACCACGGTCCCGGCCAGCTGGTCGGATACCCGATCGTCGACCTTCCGCGACTCGGATCCGGCTACGACGCTGTCGGGCATGTCCGTCGGATCGAGTCGATGATCGTCTCGGTTCTCGCGGAGCTCGGCATCGAGGCATGGTGCGAGGAGGGCTTCACCGGGGTATGGACGGCGCGGGGGAAGGTGGCCGCGATCGGGGTCAAGACCTCCCGAGGGGTCACGACCCACGGGTTTGCCATCAATGTCGATCCCGACATGTCCTACTTTGCCCACATCGTCCCATGTGGAATCCCGGACCGACCCGTGACCTCGATTGCTGCGCTCGTCGGCCGCGGGGTTTCGATCGAAGAGGTCGTTCACGCCCTGGTTCCCCATGCCCCGATGCTCTCGGCGAAGTCGCCTCAGGAGGTTCAGCTCGGTGCGTTCGTGCGGGGTTCGGCGGATCGGTCCTTCGAGGTGGACCGCATGGTCGATGCGGGAGCCTTCACACCGGCGGTGCGGGCCGAGACGCCGGTGACGATCGGGGGCCGGCTTGTGGGGGAGCCCGACAAGCCGGACCGGATGAGGGTGAGGCTCGACCTCACCAACGAACGATATCTCGCGCTGAAGCGTCTCCATTC includes:
- a CDS encoding dihydrolipoamide acetyltransferase family protein, with translation MAVTITMPQLGETVTEGTILTWVKEIGERVEEDEILLEISTDKVDTEIPSPASGVLSEILVGAGETVAVGAALAVLTDDDESAGDAATAEATSEQTPQTPPTAEAAAGGTGAGSTGDTTRRSVLSPVVRKLAAEHGVDVAMVRGSGEGGRITRKDIEAFIEDRTPPDRPPVEPAPAPPPKTEEPERVGVVEPSTPASQPEPVPSAGAAEVREISRLRGRIASNMVHAKQTAAHVWTSVEVDYERVARVREAHKDSFKEAEGFSLTYLPFIVRATVDALGAFPVVNSLFDLEAQTHTFPRSVHLGIAVDLDQHGLVVATVRDADAMTLKGAARAIRAVATKARSNQLAPDDLAGSTFSITNPGPFGSFMSVPIINVPNSAILSTETVVKRPVVVELPDGSDSIAVHHIGYLGLSWDHRVFDGSTAVLFLDRIRTNLETWDWEQELS
- the lipA gene encoding lipoyl synthase, whose product is MIPPADHAKLRTRWLGRVEYAEAWDLQKAIWEGKSSHRTDDDYLLLLEHPHTYTVGRNGDGSNLTIEVGDLDGIGASLVAVDRGGDITYHGPGQLVGYPIVDLPRLGSGYDAVGHVRRIESMIVSVLAELGIEAWCEEGFTGVWTARGKVAAIGVKTSRGVTTHGFAINVDPDMSYFAHIVPCGIPDRPVTSIAALVGRGVSIEEVVHALVPHAPMLSAKSPQEVQLGAFVRGSADRSFEVDRMVDAGAFTPAVRAETPVTIGGRLVGEPDKPDRMRVRLDLTNERYLALKRLHSSLDLNTVCEEAGCPNIYECWSAGTSTLMLLGSVCTRACSFCDVTTGRPGAVDPEEPVRAAQAVEQMGLEHAVLTSVNRDDLPDGGAAVFARTIHEIRQRLPACDVEVLIPDFKGDRVALATVMDAHPTVLNHNTETVLRLQREIRTAASYARSLALLARAKWLAPDGIVKSGLIVGMGETDSEVVGALADLNAVGVDIITVGQYLRPTARHRRVQRYVAPDTFDTYRRAGEAFGIRHVESGPLVRSSYHAKAAMAASV